A single window of Syntrophus aciditrophicus SB DNA harbors:
- a CDS encoding Mut7-C RNAse domain-containing protein, whose protein sequence is MQFITDINLGRLAVRLRMLGFDTIFYRGTADRNFLRIAQQENRVVLTRKRELAKRQFQGILVVVESDRVERQLEELLSKLNLKPQSDRYFTLCLRCNVPLQEILREDVVNRVPPYVYENYSRFMTCPRCGAIYWPGTHIEHARNWIRALRIPSRHP, encoded by the coding sequence ATGCAATTCATAACCGATATCAATCTCGGACGGCTGGCAGTGCGGTTGCGCATGCTCGGTTTTGATACGATTTTTTACAGAGGAACCGCAGACCGAAATTTTCTGAGAATAGCACAGCAGGAAAACCGGGTCGTGTTGACGAGAAAAAGGGAGCTGGCGAAGCGACAATTTCAAGGGATTCTTGTCGTGGTTGAAAGCGACCGGGTTGAAAGACAATTAGAAGAATTACTATCGAAGCTGAATCTGAAACCGCAGTCCGACCGGTATTTCACCCTCTGTTTACGGTGCAACGTTCCTCTCCAGGAAATTTTGAGGGAGGATGTCGTAAATCGCGTACCACCTTACGTATATGAAAATTATTCCCGTTTCATGACCTGCCCCCGATGCGGTGCAATCTACTGGCCGGGAACCCACATCGAGCATGCTCGGAATTGGATCAGGGCGTTGCGCATTCCGTCTCGTCACCCCTGA
- the fusA gene encoding elongation factor G — protein MAKYESRSLRNVTIVGHGGTGKTTLCESFLFVSGKTERPGRVDEGSSSFDYEPEEQRKHISITAATGFVDWEKHKINLVDTPGDSNFAFDTRSCLRVADAAVILVDAVSGVEFQTQKVWEYADRYKLPRIIFINRMDRERADFSKALESIKTRIQKVTPIFLPIGAEESFKGVVDLVAMKACFFEGPKGGYKTVDIPADLKDEAESLRETMMEDIAESDESLMEKYLEDGEISVEDMKNGLKAGVLSGSIVPVICGSALKHIGITPLLDVIVRYLPSPVDRGHAVGRKPGTEDIEERLPDETAPFSAYVFKTIADPYAGRLTLFRVYSGTLKSDTPVYNSTRKTSERFGNLFYLEGKNQKPAELLIPGDIAAVAKLKEAVTGDTLCAEKFPVIYEKVEPPPAVMSFAIEPKARGDEEKIVSSILRLSEEDPTLTFVRNEETKEMILSGMGQVHIEVNVEKMRRKFGVEVILKQPKVPYRETIKGKTNVQGRYKKQSGGRGQFGDCWIDIEPMPRGEGFLFEDKIVGGVIPQQYRPAVEKGIVEAMADGVIAGYPVVDIKVSLVDGSYHTVDSSEMAFKIAGSMAFKKGIMDCQPILLEPIVNIEIEIPDEYMGDVIGDLNSRRGKVLGMDSKGPHQIIKAQVPLAEILKYAPDLTSMTSGRGTFTYSHSHYEEVPAHLAEKIIAESKKEEA, from the coding sequence ATGGCAAAATACGAATCCAGGAGTTTGAGAAATGTCACAATCGTAGGACACGGCGGAACCGGAAAAACCACGCTCTGCGAATCCTTTCTTTTTGTCAGTGGTAAGACTGAAAGACCGGGTCGGGTGGACGAAGGCTCCTCCTCTTTTGATTACGAGCCGGAAGAGCAGAGAAAGCATATCTCCATCACCGCCGCCACAGGCTTTGTGGACTGGGAGAAGCACAAAATCAACCTCGTGGACACCCCCGGTGATTCCAATTTTGCCTTTGATACAAGAAGCTGTCTGCGTGTTGCTGACGCCGCAGTCATCCTGGTTGATGCAGTCAGCGGTGTGGAATTTCAGACGCAGAAAGTCTGGGAATATGCCGATCGTTACAAACTTCCCCGTATCATCTTCATAAACCGGATGGACCGGGAACGCGCCGATTTTTCCAAGGCTCTGGAAAGCATCAAAACCCGGATTCAGAAGGTAACACCCATTTTCCTGCCCATCGGCGCCGAAGAATCCTTTAAGGGCGTCGTCGATCTGGTCGCCATGAAGGCCTGTTTTTTCGAAGGCCCCAAGGGTGGATACAAGACTGTCGATATCCCGGCGGACCTGAAGGATGAAGCAGAAAGTCTGCGGGAAACGATGATGGAAGACATCGCCGAGTCTGATGAGAGCCTCATGGAAAAATACCTTGAGGATGGAGAGATCAGTGTGGAAGACATGAAAAACGGTCTTAAGGCAGGCGTCCTTTCCGGATCCATTGTTCCGGTGATATGCGGCTCAGCACTCAAGCATATCGGAATAACCCCGCTGCTGGACGTCATTGTCCGATATCTTCCTTCGCCTGTAGACCGCGGCCATGCTGTCGGCCGGAAACCGGGCACGGAGGATATCGAGGAACGGCTTCCCGATGAAACCGCTCCCTTCTCTGCATACGTCTTCAAGACGATTGCTGATCCATATGCCGGCCGGTTGACTCTTTTCCGTGTCTATTCAGGAACATTAAAATCGGATACCCCTGTCTACAACTCGACACGCAAAACGAGCGAGCGTTTCGGCAACTTGTTCTATCTTGAAGGAAAAAACCAGAAACCTGCCGAACTTCTTATACCCGGCGACATAGCCGCAGTGGCCAAGCTTAAGGAGGCGGTAACGGGTGATACACTCTGCGCGGAAAAATTCCCTGTGATTTATGAAAAAGTTGAGCCGCCACCCGCCGTCATGTCTTTTGCCATTGAGCCGAAGGCCCGGGGTGATGAAGAAAAAATCGTCTCCTCCATTCTGCGCCTCAGTGAAGAGGATCCGACCCTGACCTTTGTTCGCAATGAGGAAACGAAGGAAATGATCCTTTCCGGCATGGGGCAGGTCCATATTGAGGTCAATGTGGAAAAGATGAGGCGGAAGTTCGGTGTGGAAGTCATTTTAAAACAGCCGAAAGTTCCTTATCGGGAAACGATAAAAGGCAAGACTAACGTCCAGGGCCGTTACAAAAAGCAGTCGGGAGGTCGAGGCCAGTTCGGAGACTGCTGGATCGATATCGAGCCCATGCCGCGCGGTGAGGGCTTTTTATTCGAGGATAAAATTGTGGGTGGCGTCATTCCTCAGCAGTACCGTCCCGCCGTGGAAAAAGGCATCGTCGAGGCCATGGCGGATGGTGTGATTGCAGGCTATCCCGTTGTCGATATAAAGGTCTCTCTTGTTGACGGATCCTACCATACCGTGGATTCCTCGGAAATGGCCTTCAAGATCGCCGGGTCCATGGCTTTCAAAAAAGGCATCATGGACTGTCAGCCAATCCTTCTTGAACCGATCGTCAACATCGAAATCGAGATCCCCGACGAATACATGGGGGATGTCATCGGCGATCTGAACAGCAGACGCGGCAAGGTCCTGGGAATGGACAGCAAGGGCCCTCATCAGATCATCAAGGCGCAGGTCCCTCTGGCTGAGATCCTGAAATACGCACCTGATCTAACCTCCATGACAAGCGGCAGGGGTACATTTACTTATTCGCACTCTCATTACGAAGAAGTGCCGGCGCATCTGGCAGAAAAAATTATTGCGGAATCAAAAAAGGAAGAGGCTTGA
- a CDS encoding HIT family protein — protein sequence MKSIYAPWRMAYIKGKKVEGCVFCKESVRDDQYVLLEGKTAFVMLNAYPYTNGHLMIIPYRHLGSLEFLLPEERLEMFDLVDISVRVLKEAMCPDGFNIGINLGRAAGAGIEDHIHIHVVPRWNGDTNFMSVVGGIRVIPDDILKCCEQIKCLFDKYRPEE from the coding sequence ATGAAATCAATATATGCTCCGTGGCGCATGGCCTATATCAAGGGTAAGAAGGTTGAAGGATGCGTATTCTGCAAGGAATCCGTTCGGGACGATCAATACGTTCTTCTGGAAGGCAAAACGGCTTTTGTCATGCTTAACGCGTATCCATACACCAACGGGCATCTGATGATCATTCCCTATCGTCATCTCGGCAGCCTGGAATTTCTGCTTCCGGAGGAGAGACTGGAAATGTTTGACCTCGTGGATATTTCGGTAAGGGTATTAAAGGAGGCCATGTGTCCGGACGGTTTCAATATCGGCATCAATCTCGGCAGAGCAGCGGGAGCTGGGATCGAAGATCACATTCATATTCACGTGGTCCCGCGATGGAACGGCGACACCAATTTCATGAGTGTGGTGGGAGGAATACGCGTTATCCCTGATGACATTCTCAAGTGCTGCGAACAAATCAAGTGCCTTTTCGATAAATATCGACCGGAGGAATGA
- a CDS encoding acetyl-CoA carboxylase biotin carboxylase subunit — protein sequence MAVTKKKIKKVLIANRGEIALRILRTVKELSMDSVVIYEKPDSEAYYIRLADDAIMIGDGPRKDYLDIDKIIWAARKSGADAIHPGYGFLSEIPEFSAECARAGIVFIGPPPDVIRNLGNKVVARDIIEKANLPFIPGTKDLFRGDAGLREAIAFGRRYGYPVMLKASSGGGGRGIRKVINEADLEIQLPQARAEALSAFGDENVYVEKCIEAPRHVEIQILADSYGNVIHLGSRDCSIQRRHQKLLEIAPADLPPDVLNAMYGAAIEAARVAGYVNAGTVEFLVDSRTNEFWFMEMNTRLQVEHTVTEELTGVDIVREQIRIAEGEHLSIPLERIHLMGKAVQVRINAEDPKNNFMPEGGKRVEVYQSAGGPGVRLDGLVYQGYKIPTEYDSLMVKMTVRGFNWEQTIQRLKRSLEGFLIVGLKSTVPFYLAICDEPDFQAGKFDTSYIETHPEIFNYPEAEREIAKLSRLIAETHAKKINPYAY from the coding sequence ATGGCTGTTACAAAGAAAAAGATAAAGAAGGTTCTGATTGCCAACAGAGGTGAGATTGCTCTGCGAATCCTCCGGACAGTCAAGGAACTTTCCATGGATAGTGTCGTGATCTATGAAAAGCCGGACAGCGAAGCGTATTATATCCGTCTTGCCGACGACGCTATCATGATTGGTGATGGACCACGGAAGGATTATCTGGATATCGATAAGATCATCTGGGCAGCCCGGAAAAGCGGTGCGGATGCCATTCATCCCGGCTATGGGTTTCTGTCGGAAATTCCGGAATTTTCCGCGGAATGTGCGCGGGCCGGGATTGTTTTTATTGGTCCGCCTCCCGATGTCATCCGCAATCTGGGTAATAAAGTCGTAGCCCGGGATATAATCGAGAAGGCGAACCTTCCCTTTATTCCGGGAACAAAAGATTTATTCCGCGGTGATGCCGGACTTCGGGAAGCTATTGCCTTTGGACGCCGTTATGGTTACCCCGTGATGCTGAAGGCTTCTTCAGGGGGTGGTGGCCGTGGGATCAGGAAGGTCATCAACGAGGCCGACCTCGAGATTCAGCTGCCCCAGGCGAGAGCGGAGGCACTTTCCGCGTTCGGCGACGAAAACGTCTATGTGGAAAAATGCATCGAAGCACCGCGGCATGTGGAAATACAGATCCTTGCCGACTCTTACGGTAATGTCATTCACCTGGGCTCGCGGGACTGTTCCATCCAGAGACGTCATCAGAAACTCCTGGAAATCGCACCGGCAGATCTTCCCCCTGACGTGCTCAATGCCATGTACGGCGCCGCTATCGAAGCAGCCAGAGTCGCGGGATATGTCAATGCCGGAACGGTCGAGTTTCTTGTCGATTCCCGAACGAATGAATTCTGGTTCATGGAGATGAATACCCGCCTTCAGGTTGAGCATACGGTGACGGAAGAATTGACCGGCGTGGATATCGTCCGGGAACAGATCCGGATTGCCGAAGGTGAGCATCTGAGTATTCCCCTGGAAAGAATTCATTTAATGGGTAAGGCTGTTCAGGTCCGGATTAATGCTGAAGATCCCAAGAACAATTTCATGCCGGAAGGGGGAAAAAGGGTGGAAGTTTATCAGTCCGCCGGCGGTCCGGGAGTGCGACTTGATGGCCTGGTTTATCAGGGATATAAAATTCCCACGGAATACGATTCGCTGATGGTGAAAATGACCGTTCGCGGATTCAACTGGGAGCAGACTATTCAAAGACTGAAAAGATCCCTCGAGGGGTTTCTCATTGTCGGGCTCAAAAGCACGGTGCCATTTTATCTTGCGATCTGTGACGAACCCGATTTCCAGGCGGGGAAATTCGATACCAGTTACATCGAAACGCACCCTGAAATTTTCAATTACCCTGAAGCAGAGCGGGAAATTGCAAAACTTTCAAGGCTTATCGCCGAAACGCACGCAAAGAAGATCAATCCTTATGCCTATTAG
- a CDS encoding metallophosphoesterase family protein, with protein MKIGVISDTHLPGCDEKLKRIVDRYFHDVDMIIHAGDLVDIRVLDAFGDRQVRAVCGNMDNLSVRQRLPDRLILDIQGFHLGVMHGWGTAENLEEKIYHLLGPVDCLIYGHTHYPVNRVKEGVLFFNPGSALDKRFTRENTLGILKIGDRITGEIIKIEIEKEQ; from the coding sequence GTGAAGATTGGTGTGATTTCGGATACCCATCTGCCCGGCTGCGATGAAAAGCTGAAAAGAATTGTCGACCGGTATTTTCACGATGTGGACATGATTATCCATGCCGGGGATCTTGTGGATATCCGTGTTCTGGATGCATTTGGCGACAGGCAGGTCAGGGCGGTTTGTGGAAATATGGATAACCTTTCGGTTCGACAGCGTCTTCCGGATCGTTTGATTCTTGACATCCAGGGATTTCATCTGGGAGTAATGCACGGCTGGGGAACAGCCGAGAACCTTGAAGAGAAGATATATCATCTTCTTGGTCCCGTGGACTGTCTCATCTACGGGCATACACATTATCCTGTAAACAGAGTGAAAGAGGGGGTGCTCTTTTTTAATCCGGGATCGGCATTGGATAAACGGTTCACTCGGGAAAATACGTTGGGAATTCTGAAGATCGGGGATCGGATCACAGGGGAAATCATCAAAATTGAAATTGAAAAAGAACAATGA
- a CDS encoding DUF4911 domain-containing protein encodes MLSTKILRLKREDLVLIQYILEGYEGICSISTVDSRVALIRVTLMPGLESALSEILDRLRSEFNFEDVPPSCSEFEGKSS; translated from the coding sequence ATGTTAAGTACAAAGATTCTTCGTTTAAAGAGAGAAGATCTTGTTCTTATACAATATATTCTTGAAGGATATGAAGGCATCTGTTCCATCTCTACGGTAGACTCTCGTGTGGCCTTGATCCGTGTCACTTTAATGCCCGGTTTGGAATCGGCGTTATCGGAAATCCTCGACCGGTTGCGATCGGAATTTAATTTCGAGGACGTTCCGCCGTCCTGTTCTGAATTCGAAGGCAAGTCGTCATGA
- a CDS encoding LapA family protein: MKILYTIIIVLLILFVVTFSLQNTLQVRLVYYDVLDVILPVYMLILFAFLIGVIFTGFMGIIERYRLNRTINRLNRMVRDLKRDVRENEPPVVREDTRQHDQALQN; this comes from the coding sequence ATGAAGATCCTTTACACAATCATAATCGTTCTGCTGATTCTCTTTGTCGTTACCTTTTCCCTGCAGAATACACTTCAGGTGCGTCTAGTTTATTATGATGTACTGGATGTCATCTTGCCTGTTTACATGCTGATTTTATTTGCCTTTCTGATCGGAGTGATTTTTACGGGCTTCATGGGTATTATCGAACGATATCGGTTGAACCGCACCATCAACCGTCTGAATCGAATGGTCCGGGATTTGAAGAGGGATGTGCGGGAAAATGAACCGCCTGTCGTCCGTGAGGACACTCGACAGCATGACCAGGCGCTGCAGAACTGA
- the mog gene encoding molybdopterin adenylyltransferase yields MSFSAGVVTVSDKGSRGEREDLSGKEVVRMLEELSILISETAIIPDEKDQIRQTLIDLADNKKLDLIVTTGGTGVTPRDVTPDATLEVIERVLPGMAEAMRQESLKKTPHAMISRAVAGIRGQTLIINLPGSPRGVRENLAVILPALKHALEKIRGDETECATP; encoded by the coding sequence ATGTCGTTTTCTGCAGGGGTTGTCACCGTGAGCGATAAAGGTTCCAGGGGAGAACGTGAGGACCTGAGTGGAAAGGAAGTTGTTCGCATGCTGGAAGAGCTTTCCATCCTCATCAGTGAAACGGCGATTATTCCCGATGAAAAGGATCAAATCCGGCAAACCCTGATTGATCTGGCCGACAATAAGAAACTGGATCTGATTGTTACGACAGGTGGAACGGGCGTCACCCCGAGGGACGTGACGCCCGATGCCACTTTGGAAGTGATTGAGCGGGTTCTTCCAGGAATGGCGGAGGCGATGCGGCAGGAAAGTCTGAAAAAAACACCTCATGCCATGATATCGCGGGCGGTCGCTGGAATTCGGGGACAGACTCTGATCATCAACCTTCCAGGAAGCCCAAGGGGGGTTCGAGAAAATCTGGCCGTTATTCTGCCTGCCTTAAAACACGCCCTGGAAAAAATCAGGGGTGACGAGACGGAATGCGCAACGCCCTGA
- a CDS encoding SF1B family DNA helicase RecD2: MEKSPDRTHSSADPLVDLQGHIERVSYINEESGYTVARVKVSGHRDPVTVVGGMMNPTPGEKVRMKGEWTNHPRFGEQFRLVFCESSVPATAVGIEKYLGSGLIKGIGPVMARRMVEKFGEATLEIIDQDSARLQEVEGIGEKRITMIRRAWEEQREIRSIMIFLQSHGVSAAYAARIFRQYGNAAIKVLQENPYRLATDIFGIGFLTADRIAEKMGFARDSHLRAEAGILYVLHELSEEGHVTYPAGPLIRKCEETLEIDRKFIAAALEGIAGERQIVIEDGASFPEALPDRTVSLAKYHLSETQTAARLRILLNTPSALREIETEKAIAWVQEKLSLTLAHNQIEAIRAAVSNKLLVITGGPGTGKTTIINAIIRIFSASGTKILLAAPTGRAAKRMSEATGMEAKTIHRLLEYSPQKGGFQKDDTSPLDCEMLIVDEASMIDIILMHHLVKAIPLPSSFIMIGDGDQLPSVGAGRVLNDVIESGCLPVVELREIFRQARESSIINNAHEINRGKFPRLQPPGDRLDDFYFVEQEDPEKVVDLIIRLVRERIPQRFGLDPMEDIQVLTPMHRGLAGAGNLNSVLQATLNPGKDGLQRGGRFYLVGDKVMQIRNNYDRDVYNGDIGRIVRLDHELQEATLNFDGREVVYEYGDLEEIVLSYAVSVHKSQGAEYPAVIMPLLMQHYMLLQRNLLYTAVTRGKKLVVIIGSKKALAIAVRNNKTHKRFTLLSQRLRKAMAES; the protein is encoded by the coding sequence ATGGAAAAATCCCCGGACAGAACGCATTCCTCGGCAGACCCGCTGGTTGACCTTCAGGGGCACATTGAGCGCGTCAGTTACATCAATGAAGAAAGCGGTTATACCGTTGCCCGGGTGAAGGTATCCGGCCACCGTGATCCGGTGACGGTGGTGGGCGGCATGATGAACCCCACGCCCGGGGAAAAGGTCCGGATGAAGGGGGAATGGACGAATCACCCCCGGTTCGGGGAACAGTTCCGTCTCGTGTTCTGCGAATCTTCCGTTCCGGCAACGGCCGTCGGCATCGAGAAGTATCTGGGATCGGGGCTGATTAAAGGGATTGGCCCCGTCATGGCACGGCGGATGGTGGAGAAGTTCGGCGAGGCCACTCTGGAAATCATCGATCAGGATAGTGCCCGCCTTCAGGAAGTGGAGGGCATCGGTGAAAAACGGATCACCATGATCCGCAGGGCATGGGAAGAACAGCGGGAAATCCGGTCCATCATGATTTTTCTTCAGTCACATGGGGTCAGCGCAGCCTATGCAGCCCGGATCTTCCGTCAGTACGGCAATGCCGCCATAAAGGTGCTTCAGGAAAACCCCTATCGCCTTGCCACGGATATCTTCGGAATCGGGTTTCTCACGGCCGACCGAATCGCTGAAAAGATGGGCTTTGCCCGGGATTCCCATCTCCGTGCGGAAGCGGGAATCCTCTATGTCCTTCATGAACTTTCCGAGGAGGGCCACGTCACTTACCCTGCCGGGCCGCTGATCCGAAAATGTGAGGAAACCCTCGAAATCGATCGGAAATTCATCGCTGCGGCTCTGGAAGGGATTGCCGGAGAGCGACAGATCGTCATTGAAGACGGAGCATCTTTCCCCGAGGCACTCCCGGACCGGACCGTTTCCCTGGCAAAATATCACCTTTCGGAAACGCAGACCGCAGCCAGGCTGAGGATTCTGCTGAACACTCCGTCAGCTCTCCGTGAAATCGAAACAGAGAAGGCCATCGCCTGGGTGCAGGAAAAATTATCCCTGACTCTGGCGCACAACCAGATCGAGGCGATTCGTGCCGCCGTGTCGAATAAGCTGCTGGTCATAACCGGCGGACCGGGGACAGGGAAAACCACGATTATCAATGCGATCATTCGCATTTTTTCCGCATCGGGGACCAAGATTCTGCTGGCTGCGCCCACGGGGAGGGCGGCCAAACGAATGAGCGAAGCCACAGGGATGGAGGCGAAGACGATTCACCGGCTGCTGGAATACAGCCCTCAGAAGGGTGGATTCCAGAAAGACGACACATCCCCCCTGGACTGCGAGATGCTGATCGTGGACGAGGCTTCGATGATCGACATCATCCTGATGCATCACCTTGTAAAGGCCATTCCTCTTCCGTCCTCTTTCATCATGATCGGGGATGGCGATCAACTTCCCTCAGTGGGAGCGGGCCGCGTTCTGAATGACGTGATCGAATCGGGTTGCCTGCCTGTGGTGGAATTGCGTGAAATCTTCCGTCAAGCGCGGGAAAGCTCCATTATCAACAATGCCCACGAAATCAACCGGGGGAAATTTCCCCGCCTCCAGCCCCCCGGAGACCGGTTGGATGACTTCTATTTTGTGGAACAGGAAGATCCGGAAAAAGTGGTCGATCTGATTATCCGCCTGGTAAGGGAACGCATTCCCCAGCGTTTCGGGCTTGATCCAATGGAAGACATTCAGGTGCTTACTCCCATGCATCGGGGTCTTGCCGGGGCGGGGAATCTGAACAGCGTCCTGCAGGCGACACTGAATCCCGGTAAAGACGGTCTGCAGAGGGGCGGGAGGTTTTACCTCGTCGGAGACAAGGTCATGCAGATCCGCAATAATTATGACCGCGACGTTTACAACGGCGATATCGGCAGGATTGTCCGGCTGGACCATGAACTTCAGGAAGCCACCCTGAACTTTGACGGGCGCGAGGTTGTCTATGAGTATGGCGATTTGGAGGAGATTGTCCTGTCGTATGCCGTTTCTGTCCACAAATCACAGGGGGCGGAATATCCCGCCGTGATCATGCCTCTGCTTATGCAGCATTACATGCTTCTTCAGCGGAATCTCCTCTATACGGCGGTTACGCGCGGGAAAAAACTGGTTGTGATTATTGGCTCAAAAAAGGCATTGGCCATCGCCGTCCGTAACAACAAAACACATAAGCGTTTCACACTGCTCAGCCAGCGTTTGCGGAAGGCAATGGCCGAATCATGA
- a CDS encoding biotin/lipoyl-containing protein, translated as MKISEHLLEERISPQDLKKKGVSFIVDKIRRSEGYYVTNTERDLSQSDFKNRVMPHTQLLVARERNEAGFFSIEITGGASIHVDMLRKQINPLEKLEVLSANMPDTLFQTLCRGINMFGYRPYPENVIRLTVRSFARYVHIWRVFDFLNHVSNMIPVFEEVRASGCLLEPAICFSTGPEHTDAYYVKKVGEILDVTGPDILLAIKNHGGLGTPKRIGELVRSILNAYPDLIIHYHGHNTDGADVGRIVEAVRNGAKIVDAADHAFTGFYGPPPLLTVVDVLQEYGYRPSGLNRQAVMDTSNKLRPEREYYKDFESQFLGFDSTVQIHKLPGGATGSSFEQAVKGGFLNRMPEILQNELPRVHVELGNWWSVTPGSQILWTTAVNNVLKGQRYKEVNDDLKNLMLGRYGELPFYRPSDEIYCSVFGPEWKKIVEQEYGFQKVEDIDIEVEKKVLEHRLGREATEDELVLYLQHPNDAVDFFKFEAKYGKTWVLPPKIWFKKGGFNLGEKFEILDAFGKLHIIEIGTQRKTKTGDAITYMLIDHHSQPILTELEGEGPSAARKIQLTAKEIDALALSGDIRSHITGTVSEIPVSEGDEVSAGQILIILEAMKMLNNVVSEVNGQVSEIFVSPGDRVEVGAPLLMIKKA; from the coding sequence ATGAAGATATCCGAACATCTCCTTGAAGAACGAATTTCACCCCAAGACTTAAAGAAAAAAGGCGTTTCCTTTATTGTTGATAAAATCCGGCGATCCGAGGGGTATTACGTGACCAACACGGAGCGGGACCTCTCCCAGTCCGATTTCAAGAACCGGGTCATGCCCCATACACAGCTTCTCGTAGCCAGGGAACGAAATGAAGCAGGCTTTTTTTCCATTGAGATTACAGGCGGCGCCTCGATTCACGTTGACATGCTGCGCAAACAGATTAATCCCCTGGAAAAGCTGGAAGTATTAAGCGCCAACATGCCGGATACGCTTTTTCAGACCCTGTGCCGGGGGATAAACATGTTTGGATACCGGCCCTATCCAGAAAACGTGATCCGTTTGACGGTTCGATCCTTTGCCCGATACGTCCATATATGGAGGGTGTTCGATTTCCTGAACCACGTTTCGAACATGATCCCTGTGTTTGAAGAAGTGAGGGCGTCGGGCTGCCTTCTGGAGCCGGCCATCTGCTTTTCCACGGGTCCCGAACACACGGACGCCTATTATGTAAAAAAAGTCGGAGAGATCCTCGATGTTACCGGACCCGATATCCTGTTGGCCATCAAAAACCATGGAGGACTGGGGACACCCAAACGGATCGGCGAACTGGTGCGATCCATATTGAATGCCTACCCCGATCTGATTATCCATTATCACGGACACAACACGGATGGCGCGGATGTCGGCAGGATTGTAGAGGCTGTGCGGAACGGCGCAAAGATCGTCGATGCCGCGGACCATGCTTTTACCGGTTTTTACGGACCGCCTCCGCTGCTGACCGTTGTGGATGTCCTGCAGGAATATGGATACCGGCCATCCGGACTGAATCGTCAGGCAGTTATGGATACCTCAAATAAACTTCGACCGGAACGTGAATACTATAAGGACTTTGAGTCTCAGTTTCTTGGGTTTGATTCCACGGTCCAGATTCACAAACTGCCCGGGGGGGCAACCGGTTCGAGCTTTGAGCAGGCCGTGAAGGGGGGATTCCTGAACCGCATGCCGGAGATCCTGCAGAACGAACTGCCCCGCGTTCATGTTGAACTGGGGAACTGGTGGAGCGTCACGCCCGGGTCTCAAATTCTCTGGACCACCGCCGTCAATAATGTCCTTAAAGGGCAACGGTATAAGGAAGTCAATGACGACCTGAAAAATCTCATGCTGGGGCGTTACGGAGAACTTCCTTTTTATCGCCCTTCGGATGAAATTTATTGTTCGGTCTTTGGACCTGAATGGAAAAAAATAGTTGAGCAGGAATACGGCTTTCAGAAGGTGGAGGATATCGACATCGAAGTCGAGAAAAAGGTGCTGGAACACCGGTTGGGACGCGAAGCGACGGAAGACGAACTCGTCCTTTACCTGCAGCATCCCAATGACGCGGTGGATTTTTTCAAATTCGAAGCCAAATACGGCAAAACCTGGGTGCTGCCGCCAAAGATATGGTTTAAAAAGGGCGGCTTCAATCTGGGTGAAAAGTTCGAAATTCTCGATGCATTCGGAAAACTGCATATCATTGAAATCGGAACCCAGCGGAAAACAAAGACCGGTGACGCGATTACTTACATGCTCATCGATCACCATTCACAGCCCATCCTGACCGAATTGGAAGGTGAGGGACCGTCAGCGGCAAGAAAGATCCAGTTGACAGCCAAAGAGATCGACGCCCTGGCTCTGTCCGGCGACATCCGTTCACACATTACCGGTACAGTGAGCGAAATTCCTGTTTCGGAGGGAGATGAAGTGTCCGCGGGCCAGATCCTCATCATCCTTGAGGCGATGAAGATGTTGAACAATGTTGTTTCTGAAGTCAACGGCCAGGTTTCGGAAATTTTTGTTTCCCCTGGAGACAGGGTTGAAGTCGGCGCGCCGCTGCTGATGATAAAAAAAGCATAA